In the genome of Gammaproteobacteria bacterium, the window GGCTGAGGAAGGCGGCATGACCGGGGGCGATGCCGACCTCGCCCAGCTGGGCGGGGGCGAAGACCATCGCCGCCTCGCCGGAGAAGATCTCCCGCTCGGCGCTGACGATGTCCACGCGGATGCTCTTGGCCAACGGCTGCCTCCCGCTTACAGCGTCTTCGCCTTCTCCACGGCGTCCTCGATGGTGCCGACCATGTAAAAGGCCTGTTCGGGCAGGGCGTCGTGTTTGCCCTCGGCGATCTCCTTGAAGCCGCGGATATTCTCCTTGAGCGGCACATAGACGCCGCTTTGCCCGGTGAACACCTCGGCGACGAAGTACGGCTGCGACAGAAAGCGCTGGATCTTGCGGGCGCGGGTCACCAGCCGCTTGTCTTCCTCGGACAACTCGTCCATGCCCAGGATGGCGATGATGTCGCGCAGCTCCTTGTAGCGCTGCAGGATGTTCTGCACGGCGCGGGCGGTGTCGTAATGCTCCTGGCCGACGACCAGGGGATCCAGCTGCCGGCTGGTCGAGTCCAGGGGGTCCACCGCGGGGTATATGCCCAACTCGGCGATCTGGCGCGACAACACCACCGTCGCGTCCAGGTGGGCGAAGGTGGTCGCGGGCGAGGGGTCGGTGAGGTCGTCCGCCGGCACATAGACCGCCTGGATGGAGGTGATGGAGCCGGTGCGGGTGGAGGTGATCCGTTCCTGCAGTTTGCCCATCTCCTCGGCGAGGGTGGGCTGGTAGCCGACGGCGGACGGCATCCGCCCCAACAGCGCGGAGCATTCCACGCCGGCCAGCGTGAAGCGGTAGATGTTGTCTATGAACAACAGCACGTCGCGGCCTTCGTCGCGGAATTTCTCCGCCAGGGTCAGCCCGGTCAGGCCGACGCGCAGGCGGTTGCCCGGCGGCTCGTTCATCTGCCCATAGACCAGCGAGACCTTGTCCAGCACGTTGGAGTCTTTCATCTCGTGGTAGAAATCGTTGCCCTCGCGGGTGCGCTCGCCCACGCCGGCGAACACGGAGTAGCCGCTGTGCTCGATGGCGATGTTGCGGATCAGCTCCATCATGTTGACCGTCTTGCCGACGCCGGCGCCGCCGAACAGGCCAACCTTGCCGCCCTTGGCGAAGGGGCAGATGAGGTCAATCACCTTGATCCCCGTCTCCAGCAGTTCCGTGGCCGAGGTCAGTTCGGTGAATGCGGGGGCGTTGCGGTGGATCGGCAGCCGCTCTTCCGACTCGATGGGTCCGCGCTCGTCAATCGGGTCGCCCAGCACGTTCATGATCCGGCCCAGGGTTTTTTCGCCCACGGGGACCTGGATCGCGGCCTGGGTGTTCTCCACGCCGGCGCCGCGGCACAGGCCGTCGGTGGAGCCGAGGGCGATGGTGCGCACTACGCCGTCGCCCAGCTGCTGTTGCACTTCCAGCGTGGTGGAGGCGCCGTTCGAGCCGCTCTCCACCTGCAGGGCCTGGTAGATCCTGGGGATGGCCTGCGGCGGAAATTCCACATCCACTACGGCGCCGATGATTTGGACGACTTCTCCCCGGTCCTTTGCCGCCGCTTTCTTTTTCCCTTTCTGCTTGCTGCTCATATGGTCACCTCGGTTCAGGCAACGGCGGCTGCGCCGCCCACGATCTCGGATAGCTCCTGGGTAATGGCGGCCTGCCGCGCCTTGTTGTAGATGAGTTGAAGTTCGTCTATCAGCTTGCCGGCATTGTCGGCCGCGCTCTTCATCGCCACCATGCGGGCGGCCTGTTCGCAGGCGATGTTCTCCACCACGCATTGATAGATCAGCGATTCCAGATAGCGCCGGATCAGGTGGTCCAGGACCTCCCGGGCGTCGGGTTCGTATATGTAGTCCCAGTGAAACTTCATTTCCTCGGCCTCGCTGGGGGGCAGCGGCAGCAGCTGCTCTACTTCCGGCGACTGCGTCATCGAGTTGACGAAGCGGTTATAGACGATGTACAGCCGGTCAATCTTCGCCTGTTCGTAGGCGTCGAGCATGATCTTGATCGTGCCGATCAGCTGCTCCATGGAGGGCTCGTCTCCCAGGCGCACGGCGCGGCTGAGAATGGGGGCGCCGATCAGGGAAAAAAAGCCCACGCCCTTGGAGCCGATCGCGCACAGATCCGCGACGATTCCCCGTTCGTCCCATGCTTGCATCCGGCGCACCACTTTGCGAAACAGGTTGGCGTTCAGCCCCCCGCACAAGCCCCGGTCCGTGGACACGACGATCAGGCCGACGTGGCGGTTGTGTTCCCGTCTCTCCAGAAAGGGGCTGCGGTACTCGCTCTTGGCGTGTTCCAGGTGCGCGATCACGTTGCGAATCTTTTCCGCGTAGGGGCGGGCGGCCCGCATGCGCTCCTGGGTCTTGCGCATTTTGCTGGCCGCGACCATCTCCATCGCCTTGGTGATCTTCTGCGTGTTCCGGATGCTGCCGATCTTGACCCGGATTTCCTTTGCCGCCGCCATGGCAGTCCTCCCCGCGCCCCCCTACCAGGTGCTGCTCTCTTTGAAGGCTTTGAGGCCGTCCGCCAGGGAGGCTTCGGTTTCTTCGTTGTACTCGCCGCTGCGGTTCATCTTCTCCATTAGCTCCTTGCGCTCCCGGTTGAAGAAATCGTGCAAGGCCGTCTCGAAGGAGTTCACTTTCTCCAGGGGGACGTCGTCCAGGTGGCCGCGGTCCGCGGCGTACAGGCTGACCGCCATCTCGGCCACGCTCAGGGGCGAGTACTGCTTTTGTTTCATCAACTCCATCACGCGCTGGCCGCGTTCCAACTGTTTGCGCGTGGTTTCGTCCAGGTCGGAGGCGAACTGCGCGAAGGCGGCCAGCTCCCGGTACTGCGCCAGGGCCAGACGCACCCCGCCGCCGAGTTTCTTGACGATGGGAGTCTGGGCGGCGCCGCCGACGCGGGACACCGACAGCCCGGCATTGATCGCGGGGCGGAACCCCGAGTTGAACAGGTCGGTCTCCAGGTAGATCTGGCCGTCCGTGATGGAGATCACGTTGGTGGGGACAAAGGCCGACACGTCGCCGGCCTGGGTCTCGATGATCGGCAGGGCGGTGAGCGAACCCGTCTTTTTCTTGACCTTGCCGTTCGTGGCCCGCTCCACGTACTCGGCGTTGACGCGCGCCGCGCGCTCCAGCAGGCGGGAGTGCAGGTAAAAGATGTCGCCCGGGTATGCCTCGCGCCCCGGCGGGCGGCGCAGCAGCAGGGAGACTTGGCGGTAGGCCCATGCCTGCTTGGTCAGGTCGTCGTAGATCACCAGGGCATCCTCGCCGCGGTCGCGGAAGTATTCGCCCATGGAGCAGCCCGCGTAGGGGGCGATGTACTGCATGGCGGCCGATTGCGAGGCGCTGGCGGCGACGATGATCGTGTGCTCCATCGCGCCGTGCTCCTCCAGTTTGTGAATCACGGTGTTGATGGACGAGGCCTTCTGGCCGATCGCCACGTAGATGCATTTGATGCCCGTGCCCTTCTGGTTGATGATCGTGTCTATGGCCACCGCCGTCTTGCCGGTCTGGCGGTCGCCGATGATCAGCTCGCGCTGCCCGCGCCCGATGGGCACCATGGAGTCCAGCGCCTTCAGGCCGGTCTGCACCGGCTGGCTGACGGATTGCCGGGTGATCACGCCCGGGGCGATCTTCTCCAGCGGCGCCGTCTCGCCGGCCCCGAGCTCGCCCTTGCCGTCAATCGGGGTGCCCAGGGCATCCACCACGCGGCCCAGCAGGGCCTCGCCGACCGGCACTTCGAGGATTCGCCGGGTGCAGCGCGCGGTGTCCCCCTGGGAGACCTTCTGGTAATCGCCCATGATGACCACGCCCACGGAGTCCCGTTCCAGATTCAGGGCCAGCCCGTATAACTTTCCCGGGAACTCGATCATCTCGCCCTGCATGACGTCGCTCAGTCCGTGGATGCGGGCGATCCCGTCGGTCAGGCTGACCACCACGCCCTCCGTTCGGGCCTCCGTCTGCAAGTCCAGTTCCTGGATCTTTTTCCTGAGCAGTTCGCTGACTTCCGCTGCGCTTATTGCCATTCGTTCCTCCGCGTTCCGTTTTCCGTCTGCACGATGTCCTGTCTGTGCCTGCCCGCGCCGTCCGCCTACGCCAGGGCCTCGGCCAGGCCGTTCAGTTTGTTGCGCAGGGAGGTGTCAATGACCGTATCGCCGATCTCGATCCGCACCCCCCCGATCAGGGAAGCTTCGATCAGTACCTCGCTCTCCACCCGGGTGGCCAGGCGCTGCGCCAGCGATTCTTCGATCTGCCGCCGTTCGCCGTCCGTCAGAGGATAGGCGGAAAACAGGCGGACGCTGGTCCGTCCCTCGAGGCGGCGGCGGCGCTCCTCGAAGAACTGGTGTACCGCGTCGGCAAGCTCCAGGCGGCGCGCGCGCACCAGCAATTCGACGAACCTTTCCTGGGTCGCGCTGTGCAGGGCGGCGGCACAGACTTCCCGCGTCAATCGCAGCAAGCGCTCCGTCCCCACCCGCGGGTCCGACAGCAGGCGTCGCATCAGCGGCTCGCGCGCCACGATGGCCAGCGTCCGCAACAGCTCGGACCAGGAGGCCAGCGCTTCCTCCGCGCGCGCCTGCTCGAAGGCGGCGCGGGCATACGGCCTAGCGGCGCCGCGTTCCCGCATGGCGGCTTTCGTTCCTGACGCTCTTCGCGTATCTCGTCACTGTAGGAGGCGTCACTGTAGGCGTCACTGCGGGCCCAACTCGGCTTTCAGGCCCTGCAGCGTCTTTTGGTGATCCTTGGGCGACACCTCGCGCTGGAGGACCTGCTCGGCGCCGGCAATGACCAGCGCCGCCAGTTTGGCGCGCAGCTCTTCGCGCGCCTGCGCCTTTTCCTGCTCGACCTCGGCATGCGCCGCGGCCAGGATCCGCTGCCCTTCCGCTTCGGCGGCGCGTTTCGCCTGTTCCACCATTTCGTCGCCGCGCCGCTGGGCCTGGTCAATCAGCTCGGCCGCCTTTTTGCGGCCCTCCGCCTGCAGCTCGTTCGAGCGCTGCGTCGCCTGTTCCAGCTCGCGGCGCCCTTGCTCGGCCGCGGCCAGGCCGTCGGCGATCCGTTTCTCCCGCTCCGCCATCGCCTGCAACAGCACGGGCCAGATGAAGCGCATGGCGAACCAGATCAGAAGGGCAAACACGATCATCTGCCCGATCAGGGTCGCGTTGATGCTCAAGGCCGGCCTCCGTTCATCGTCCGCATCGTCAACCGCCCAGGCTTTGGCGCGCGGCTTCCAGCGCCCCCGCGAAGGGGTTGGCAAAAGTGAAGAACAAGGCGATGCCGACGCCGATCATGGTGACCGCATCCAACAGGCCGGCGACAATGAACATCTTGATTTGCAGCATGGGAACGATCTCCGGCTGGCGCGCCGCGCCCTCCAGAAACTTGCCTCCCAGAATGCCGAAACCGATGGCTGTCCCGGCGGCGCCCAGGCCGATCAACAGGGACACGGCAATGGCGGTCATTCCCTGTACTTGTGAGAGATAACCTAGAAATTCAGCTTGCATCATATCCTCCTTTGCGACTTCGACAAGAACCTTTGCCCGCGCTCAATGCGTCTCGTGAGCCAGGCTGAGATAGACGATGGTCAACATCATAAAGATGAACGCCTGCAGGGTGATGATCAGTATATGAAAAATAGCCCAGGCCAGCCCCAACAGCAGCTGCGACAGGAACAGGGCCCAGGTCCCCAGGTGGAGAAACTCTTCCAGCGTCCGCCCCAGGGAGAACAGAGCGATCAGAATAAAGATCAGTTCGCCCGCGTAGAGGTTGCCGAACAGGCGCAGCGCCAGCGAGATCGGCCGCGCCAATTCCTCTACGGTCTTGAGGATGAAGTTCACGGGCGCGAACGCCCAGTGGTCGAAGGGATGGAGCAGGAACTCCTTGGCGAACCCGCCGGCGCCCTTGGCCCGGACGCTGTAGATCATGATCAGCGCGAACACCGTCAGCGACATGGCGAAGGTGGCGTTCAGGTCGGTGCTGGGGACCACCTTGAGGTAGGGGATGCCCGCCAGCCCGGCGAGCCAGGGCAGCAGATCCACCGGCACCAGGTCCATGAAGTTCATCAAAAACACCCAGACGAAGATGGTCAGCGCCAGGGGGGCAATGAGCCGGCTCTGGCCGTGAAAGGTCTCCCGCACCTGCTTGTCCACGAACTCTACCAGGATCTCGACGAAGTTCTGCAGCCGCCCCGGCACCCCGGCGACGGCCCGCGCCGCCACCCGCTGAAAGAGCAGCAGGCACCCCAGCCCCAGAAAGACGGAAAAAAACAGGGTGTCGAGGTGCAGGGTCCAGAAGCCCTCCCCCACCTGCAGGTTGTGCAAGTGATGGAGGATGTACTCCGTTTGGCCGCCCCCCGTATCCGGCGCCGCTGCCTTCACGACCGGGCGCCCTTCCACTTGTTGCCGAGCGCCCCCGGCAGCATCCACTGGGCCGCCAGGGCGAGGATGAAAGCGAGCAGCAGTATGGGCTGCTGTATATCCGCATAAACCAGCGCCAGGAAAAACAACACGCCCGTCAGCGTCAGCTTGAGGGCCTCTCCTATGTAGAATCCTCTCAACATCGCCTGCGGCGTCGCATGATTTACGGTAAACATATATGTGCCCAGCGCCAAGTTTCCCACGGTGCCGATTCCTCCCCCGAGCAACGCGGACCATGCGCCTCGCTGGCCCATCGTCGCCAGCAACAGGCCGCACAGCGCAAGGGTCACTATGATCTGCCCCCCCGCGCTTGCCAAAGCCATGCGCCAGCCCTCGCGGTTCATCGCCGATTTTTCCCCGCTATTGCCCTGCCGGCTGCATCGGGACGTCGGCGGTACCGCCTTTGCTGCCCGAGCCGGCAACGAGGGCGCAGTATAAGCGATGCCGGTTGCGGCAATCAATCGGCTGGCGGCCCGTCCCCAGCCGTTACGCAATCGAAGGGAAGAAAAGCGGTTTTCTATATATATTCCGCTTTCCCCTCATTTTTCCCATCACTCCCCCCTGGAGGGGGAGTCGGCAAGACGAGGGCGGAGCCCGAAGTCGCGCCGGTGGGGGGCATAGCGGCGCCTCCTTCCCCCCAGCGGACACGGAAATCGCAACCGCCGCTTCCCCCCCCCCTCCAGGGGGGAGCGATGGGAAAAATGAGGCGCAGGCTTGCCCCTGGCTTGAACAGGGGCAGGAATAGCGGGGTAGGTTGGGCGGCGGGGATGGGAATCTTTCATCCCCGCCGCCGCGGACGGTTGCCGCTTGGTTCCCAAGCGCCGGCAGTGACCCGTAAAATTTGACATGGGGGCACTTACATGCTTTATTTTGGCAAATAATGTCATTATTTGGCAATAAAAGGAGTATAAGGATGTTAATTGAGTTTCGCGTCGCCAACTTCAAGTCTATCCAGGAACGGCAGGTCCTGAGTTTGAGGGCATCGAAGGGCAGGGAATTGACCGACTCTCACACCTTTGGCGTTCCGCCGGTTGCGGGCGGGCCCGATATCAATATGAAATTGCTGCGTTCGGCGGCCCTTTACGGCGCCAACGCGGCAGGGAAATCCAATTTCTTGCAGGCTATGAGGGCAATGCAGGCGATTGTGTCGGGTTCTGCCCTGGAGAAGCGCCGGGGGGACCCTCTTCCGGTAGCGCCGTTTCGGCTGGATCCCGGGGCGCGGGATGCGCCCAGCGAATTCGAGGCGGCGTTCTTCAGCGGCGGTGTGCGCTACCAATACGGCTTTGCCGCTACGACGGAGCGCATCGTGGAAGAATGGCTGTTCGCGTATCCCAGGAATCGCGCGCAACGCTGGTTCCGGCGCGCGTGGGCGCCGGCCCAGAGCGGATACGAATGGGAACTGGGGGCCTTTTTAAGCGGCGAGAAGGCCCTGTGGCAGAAGGCAACTCGCGACAATGCCTTGTTCCTCTCAACCGCGGTGCAATTGAACAGCCGGCAATTGCAGCCGGTATATGACTGGTTCGCGAAGACCCTGCACCTTGCTAACGTTTCCGGGTGGTCGCCGATCTTCAGTGCCGAACTTTGCGAGACGGATTGCAAAGAGCAGGTGCTGAATTTTCTGAAGGCTGCAGATCTGGATATTCATGATGTGCGGGTCAGGAAAGATCCTTTCGATCCAAAATTCCTGCCTGGCGATATGTCGGCTCCTGTCAAGCAGATGATTTCCGAGCAAATGGAGAATAAGGAAGTCTTGGAAATTCAAACGGTGCACCGGGACTCCGAGGGGAAAGAAGTTGCCTTCGGTTTCGACCAGGAATCGGATGGCACGCAAAAGGTGTTTTCTTTTGCCGGCCCTTGGATTGACAGCCTGCAAAATGGCCATGTGCTGTTCGTGGACGAATTGCACGATAACCTGCATCCGCAACTGGCAAAGTTCCTGGTGCGGCGGTTTCATGGAAGGGACACCAATCCCAGCAATGCGCAGCTGGTGTTCACCGCCCATGAAACTTCTATTCTGAGCCAGGATCTTATGCGCCGCGACCAGATTTGGTTTTGCGAAAAAGACCGGCGTCATGCGACGCGGCTTTACCCCTTGACGGATTTTCATCCCCGCAAGGGCAGGGAAAACCTGGAGTTGGCGTATCGGTCCGGCCGTTATGGCGCCCTGCCTTACATTCGGGAAGCGCAGGGATAGATGAAGGATGGGCACGGATGCCCTGTTCCACAAGCGCAAAGCGCGGCGCACCAAAGATTTGGCGCGCCGCAAGGCCAGCAGAGCCCCCTATGCCAAAGTGCTGATCGTTTGCGAGGGCAGGAAGACCGAACCCAACTATTTTACGGGGCTCAGAGATGATTACCGTTTAAACAGCGCCAACGTGGAGATTACGGGGGAGGGCGATTCCACTCCCGAGGGCGTCCTTGCACTTGCCCGGGCGCGTTATCAACAAGAGCAAACAGCGGGCGACCCTTTCGATACAGTCTTTTGCGTATTCGACAAGGACGACCACGCCGGCTATTCGCGGGCTTTGGCGCTACTAAGCAGCATTAGACCCAGGGGAGTTTTTCGCGCGATCGCTTCGGTACCCGCTTTCGAGTATTGGTTGCTGTTGCATTACGAATACAGTACCAGGCCATATCGGACGCGACCGGGCAGAACCGCGGCGGAACAGGTGTTGGCCGATCTGAAAAAGCACTTTCCTCAATACCGGAAAGGCGACAGGGACATATTCCGCGTCTTGCGGGAAAGGTTGGAGACAGCAAAACAACACGCAGCGAGATCGCTGAGGGCCGCCGAGAGGAGCAATACCGACAATCCCT includes:
- the atpD gene encoding F0F1 ATP synthase subunit beta translates to MSSKQKGKKKAAAKDRGEVVQIIGAVVDVEFPPQAIPRIYQALQVESGSNGASTTLEVQQQLGDGVVRTIALGSTDGLCRGAGVENTQAAIQVPVGEKTLGRIMNVLGDPIDERGPIESEERLPIHRNAPAFTELTSATELLETGIKVIDLICPFAKGGKVGLFGGAGVGKTVNMMELIRNIAIEHSGYSVFAGVGERTREGNDFYHEMKDSNVLDKVSLVYGQMNEPPGNRLRVGLTGLTLAEKFRDEGRDVLLFIDNIYRFTLAGVECSALLGRMPSAVGYQPTLAEEMGKLQERITSTRTGSITSIQAVYVPADDLTDPSPATTFAHLDATVVLSRQIAELGIYPAVDPLDSTSRQLDPLVVGQEHYDTARAVQNILQRYKELRDIIAILGMDELSEEDKRLVTRARKIQRFLSQPYFVAEVFTGQSGVYVPLKENIRGFKEIAEGKHDALPEQAFYMVGTIEDAVEKAKTL
- the atpA gene encoding F0F1 ATP synthase subunit alpha; the encoded protein is MAISAAEVSELLRKKIQELDLQTEARTEGVVVSLTDGIARIHGLSDVMQGEMIEFPGKLYGLALNLERDSVGVVIMGDYQKVSQGDTARCTRRILEVPVGEALLGRVVDALGTPIDGKGELGAGETAPLEKIAPGVITRQSVSQPVQTGLKALDSMVPIGRGQRELIIGDRQTGKTAVAIDTIINQKGTGIKCIYVAIGQKASSINTVIHKLEEHGAMEHTIIVAASASQSAAMQYIAPYAGCSMGEYFRDRGEDALVIYDDLTKQAWAYRQVSLLLRRPPGREAYPGDIFYLHSRLLERAARVNAEYVERATNGKVKKKTGSLTALPIIETQAGDVSAFVPTNVISITDGQIYLETDLFNSGFRPAINAGLSVSRVGGAAQTPIVKKLGGGVRLALAQYRELAAFAQFASDLDETTRKQLERGQRVMELMKQKQYSPLSVAEMAVSLYAADRGHLDDVPLEKVNSFETALHDFFNRERKELMEKMNRSGEYNEETEASLADGLKAFKESSTW
- a CDS encoding ATP-binding protein, with translation MLIEFRVANFKSIQERQVLSLRASKGRELTDSHTFGVPPVAGGPDINMKLLRSAALYGANAAGKSNFLQAMRAMQAIVSGSALEKRRGDPLPVAPFRLDPGARDAPSEFEAAFFSGGVRYQYGFAATTERIVEEWLFAYPRNRAQRWFRRAWAPAQSGYEWELGAFLSGEKALWQKATRDNALFLSTAVQLNSRQLQPVYDWFAKTLHLANVSGWSPIFSAELCETDCKEQVLNFLKAADLDIHDVRVRKDPFDPKFLPGDMSAPVKQMISEQMENKEVLEIQTVHRDSEGKEVAFGFDQESDGTQKVFSFAGPWIDSLQNGHVLFVDELHDNLHPQLAKFLVRRFHGRDTNPSNAQLVFTAHETSILSQDLMRRDQIWFCEKDRRHATRLYPLTDFHPRKGRENLELAYRSGRYGALPYIREAQG
- a CDS encoding F0F1 ATP synthase subunit B, encoding MSINATLIGQMIVFALLIWFAMRFIWPVLLQAMAEREKRIADGLAAAEQGRRELEQATQRSNELQAEGRKKAAELIDQAQRRGDEMVEQAKRAAEAEGQRILAAAHAEVEQEKAQAREELRAKLAALVIAGAEQVLQREVSPKDHQKTLQGLKAELGPQ
- the atpG gene encoding F0F1 ATP synthase subunit gamma, encoding MAAAKEIRVKIGSIRNTQKITKAMEMVAASKMRKTQERMRAARPYAEKIRNVIAHLEHAKSEYRSPFLERREHNRHVGLIVVSTDRGLCGGLNANLFRKVVRRMQAWDERGIVADLCAIGSKGVGFFSLIGAPILSRAVRLGDEPSMEQLIGTIKIMLDAYEQAKIDRLYIVYNRFVNSMTQSPEVEQLLPLPPSEAEEMKFHWDYIYEPDAREVLDHLIRRYLESLIYQCVVENIACEQAARMVAMKSAADNAGKLIDELQLIYNKARQAAITQELSEIVGGAAAVA
- the atpB gene encoding F0F1 ATP synthase subunit A, with product MKAAAPDTGGGQTEYILHHLHNLQVGEGFWTLHLDTLFFSVFLGLGCLLLFQRVAARAVAGVPGRLQNFVEILVEFVDKQVRETFHGQSRLIAPLALTIFVWVFLMNFMDLVPVDLLPWLAGLAGIPYLKVVPSTDLNATFAMSLTVFALIMIYSVRAKGAGGFAKEFLLHPFDHWAFAPVNFILKTVEELARPISLALRLFGNLYAGELIFILIALFSLGRTLEEFLHLGTWALFLSQLLLGLAWAIFHILIITLQAFIFMMLTIVYLSLAHETH
- a CDS encoding RloB family protein, with product MGTDALFHKRKARRTKDLARRKASRAPYAKVLIVCEGRKTEPNYFTGLRDDYRLNSANVEITGEGDSTPEGVLALARARYQQEQTAGDPFDTVFCVFDKDDHAGYSRALALLSSIRPRGVFRAIASVPAFEYWLLLHYEYSTRPYRTRPGRTAAEQVLADLKKHFPQYRKGDRDIFRVLRERLETAKQHAARSLRAAERSNTDNPSTKVHQLVCYLQKIRC
- a CDS encoding ATP synthase subunit I, with the translated sequence MNREGWRMALASAGGQIIVTLALCGLLLATMGQRGAWSALLGGGIGTVGNLALGTYMFTVNHATPQAMLRGFYIGEALKLTLTGVLFFLALVYADIQQPILLLAFILALAAQWMLPGALGNKWKGARS
- the atpE gene encoding F0F1 ATP synthase subunit C — encoded protein: MQAEFLGYLSQVQGMTAIAVSLLIGLGAAGTAIGFGILGGKFLEGAARQPEIVPMLQIKMFIVAGLLDAVTMIGVGIALFFTFANPFAGALEAARQSLGG
- a CDS encoding F0F1 ATP synthase subunit delta, which gives rise to MRERGAARPYARAAFEQARAEEALASWSELLRTLAIVAREPLMRRLLSDPRVGTERLLRLTREVCAAALHSATQERFVELLVRARRLELADAVHQFFEERRRRLEGRTSVRLFSAYPLTDGERRQIEESLAQRLATRVESEVLIEASLIGGVRIEIGDTVIDTSLRNKLNGLAEALA